The sequence tgaatgacagaggcaagagacagtgaaaataaatttgtgaatgacagaggcaaggtacagtgacaataaaTTTGTGAATGACAGAGGTAACGCACAGTGACAATAAAtttgtgaatgacagaggcaagagacagtgacaataaatttgtgaatgacagaggcaagagacagtgaaaataaatttgtgaatggcagaggcaaggtacagtgacaataaaTTTGTGAATGACAGAGGTAACGCACAGTGACAATAAAtttgtgaatgacagaggcaagagacagtgacaataaaTTTGTGAATGACAGAGGTAACGCACAGTGACAATAAATTTGTGAATGACAGAGGTAACGGAGAGTGACAATAAAtttgtgaatgacagaggcaaggtacagtgacattaaaTTTGTGAATGACAGAGGTAACGCACAGTGACAATAAAtttgtgaatgacagaggcaagagacagtgacaataaaTTTGTGAATGACAGAGGTAACGCACAGTGACAATAAATTTGTGAATGACAGAGGTAACGGACAGTGACAATAAAtttgtgaatgacagaggcaaggtacagtgacaataaaTTTGTGAATGACAGAGGTAACGCACAGTGACAATAAAtttgtgaatgacagaggcaagagagtgacaataaatttgtgaatgacagaggcaagagacagtgaaaataaatttgtgaatgacagaggcaaggtacagtgacaataaaTTTGTGAATGACAGAGGTAACGCACAGTGACAATAAATTTGTGAATGACAGAGGTAACGGACAGTGACAATAAATTTGTGAATGACAGAGGTAACGCACAGTGACAATAAAtttgtgaatgacagaggcaaggtacagtgacaataaaTTTGTGAATGACTGAGGGAACGGACAGTGACAATAAAtttgtgaatgacagaggcaaggtacagtgacaataaaTTTGTGAATGACGAGGGAACGGACAGTGACAATAAATTTGTGAATGACGGAGGCAAGGAGAGCGACAATAAATTTGTGAATGACAGAGGTCACGGACAGTTACAATAAAtttgtgaatgacagaggcaaggtacagtgacaataaatttgtgaatgacagaggcaaaggacagtgacaatgccctaggcatagagactgaccataatagtTTTATagatgtgatcagcgcccaagcccccttacCACCCAGGGAGggcctgacaatggctgctgataactcaccagGTAGACATATGGGCTTCCCAAAGTCCCACATCCCTTGCTCATAAATATTTTACAAACTATTaagcatataaaacattatatgtaGGCCTAAATCATAAGTGACTATAAGATATTAAATACtggtttaaataaatatatatgaccaAATTCAAATGTTTTCCTGAACCCAGAATTAAGAACGCTCgtccgatgcaaaaaaaaaaaaaaattattaccagtTCTGCTACATACTGTACATCAAATGATCATAAAAAAACACCTTTAAAACCGCGTGACTCGTGAAACATTACTAATAAATGTATGAACATCAGGACATAATAAAAAACATCTTGGGAATAAAACATTTAGGTACAAACAGATCGTATGACGTCATCCTATTTCGAGCGAGGATGACAGAAGACACTACCAGAGAGAGCTGCGTAAGTAATCATAGCAACGTGTGGAATATGGATCATAGCATCTTATATAAGTCATCTGCTTTACTCTATCTCTCTATCATCATTGAATGATatcaatggtctctctctctctctctctctctctctctctctctctctctctctctctctctctctctccatagcaaCAAAATAGCTCTACTTTATGGAGAGCTACAGAAATGTATAATACtggtgtatatgcatacacacacacacatacacacgcaaaaatacacacacagacataggttcgaatctctacccagccagaagctgttatcatataaTTGAATTCAAGTGGAAATACATTTCcagaggtagaattcgatattaattgccattgtggttgatatttgcattgattaaaatcacgagtgttagtgatatatatatatatatatatatatatatatatatatatatatatatatatatatatatatatataatataacaatttCAAACTCAAAACGTGAACTTGAAAACACAAACTAAGCCCATGTGGACTTGGAACCAAACTGATAAATTCGATAATTACGAAGTTAAGACGttcaaaataagaatttaaatacAGTCCCAGAATAAATATATCACAAAATACAAATGATATAAAATAACCAAGAGCAATACAAGGCTAGGCCTAATCGGTTTGAAGGGCATAGGCCTATTCATACTTTACAGCGgtatatagcaaaaaaaaatatcGTATTTCAAAAGCTAAAATGTTATGGAGtgatttaaaaaatacaattttaaatatcgAATGTGGGACAAGattaaaaaaatgaagaaagttTTATAATTTACTAATGAGGTTTAATCtgaaaacgagacttatgtcaacctatccAACGGGAAAGAATTTAttaaagtttgaatttctgaagcttAACCGATTCAACCGCTTAAACGTAATAATCTACTGCATATTAAGTATATAGGTCAGTGAACTatgcaattaacatgaaatattattTCCAACCATATTTTAAATCTTCCATAATTTCCAATCTAAATGAAGTTATATATAATGATGTAAGtacattaacccccccccctctctctctctctctctctctctctctctctctctctctctctctctctatatatatatatatatatatatatatatatatatatatatatatatatatatataagcaaaaagtATATTACATTAtccaaataaattgaaattaaataaaaaaaaccctaaaatatCGAAACAGATTATAAAATAGAAAAGgttacaacaaaataaaaaaataccgtCATAAAACAAGAATAGgctataaaataaactataaaaagaccagataaatatatatatatatatatatatatatatatatatatatatatatatatatatatatatatatatatatatatataataaaggaagGTTTAATAACTCACAATGAATCTCTGGAATCGGGCACAGTGCGATTAAGGGAGACCTTATCGCTGGCGATAAGATTGAAGGCCTCCTTCTTCATCACTTCTTCGGCGAGACGCCCTTCTTCCCCGGACAACCTGACGGGCTTGCCGTTTTCCCCGAGCCCCTTAACCACCTTCCTCTCGTCCAGGGCGAACCACTGCTCGGCCTTCATCCTCTCGATCATATCCTCATTGCTAGGGAGGTTCTTCTTCGGCACCTGCAGTTTAAAATCCTGCTGCTTGGGCACTTGGGGTACGTCAACATTGGGCATTTCCTGCAGGGGTCTAACTGGTTCCTCGTTATTGATATGCACAATTTGGGGGTCCGGCTGGGCCACTTGCGCCATGGGCTTGTGGGTCTTggatttttctaaagcattgacaTGGGACTTCCTCTGGCTATTACTTTCCAAGTCCAATTCGTCGTTTTTGAACCATAGGCCGATAAAGCCGATGAAGGTGCAAAATGCGATTAATTTGAAAAGGAGACCGCGTCTACGGGGATAGAAAAGTTTGACACCCATTTTCTTGGGTAGGTGGAGATGGTAATTAAGCATATAGATTAAACTAacgcaaataaattaaaaaaatatatatgttgtcTTGGTCCAACTGATGCTAACtaaacactagtgtgtgtgtgcctCGAACAACAACAAGGATGCGGACAAACACACGCACGTGAAACAAACAACGCTGGTATGTAGGCAAAAGTACGAAAACAGATCTTTCCTACTCTTATTATCCTTGTCAGTGCTTGATACTATAAAGCGTTTGCCTTCGCATAATTCGTGTCACGCACACACTAACAAAAAACGACTGTGTGGACCGGTAATAAATTACAAGCGTGTTACACACAAGTCGGCAATCGGAGACAAGCGCGATACGTCCTACCTCCAACACGTCTTAACTCACACTGGATGGCTGGCTGAGCGGCTGAGCCGCTGAGTTGAATAGTGCAGTAGTGCACAGGGCACTGGTCACATTAAATTAGACCAGGGTTGCCATTTCTTATATTGAAAACGCGCTACAGGAGCTTCCAAAACGCGCTAAAtcctttcttaaaacatttttttttattttactgtaggACTTTACAacacagatagagagagaggtCTCTTATAATGTTACTGATAAAGCGGAAATTGATAGCATAAGCATGTCAAAAGATAGAGATATGCAGTCAGTTTATCATATTTATCAAATGGAAAAGCGCTTTGTTTCACGCTAGATTTGTCTAGAAATCGTCAAATAGTACGACCGCGCTAATTAGGCAAAAATCGCGCTAGACTTACGAGAAACGCGCCAAATCTAGCGTGAAAAGCTCTAAGATGGCAACTATGAATCAGACCTAGTCACTCAGAGTTGCCATATCGGCGAACCCAGATTATTACACAGCGTTGGTCAGATCATGGTAGTTGACTCGAAATTATGATACATATTAATAAAATCATGGTATATCTTATAGTATACTAATCCCGTATTTTTATATGCAAATTCTCTGACAAGCCAATCTACAACCGTTTGGGCCAAGCCGGTCCGTGGGTGCCAAACGTCAACAGTGTTGCCATTCAAACATCCCACTCGGCAATTCATTATGCATACTGCAATCTGACACCATTCATTCAATAGTAAATTCGCAATCGTATTCAGTATTCTTTATAGGATAACTACAAATGAATATCTCAGATACGTGATAATTAATTACGAGGGAAATAACTAGAATAAGTTAAACATTATCCATctagataggatttttttttttaatttattctcagtTCTTCACAGTAAaacttattcaattttttttatatagaatttctacaaaaaaaaaatatctcagataTGTAACAATCAATTtcccaaggactacaacagggaaagactagcccaatgaggaaaggaaatagggaaataaataaactttataagtaatgaataattaaaatagaatattttaagaacagtaacaacatcaaaacacatctttcgtaatatattctataaaaagagacttacgtcagcctgttcaatataagtAATTTAGAATTCCCTTTCACTTTCTCTTGTTAGAATATAATCGGAtttaaataattcaatatctcaATTAAAGGTTATTTACCGAGAAATCCCTAAAATCCTTTATCTTTTTAACTTGAAAAATAATGTATAGGTATATCAAGCATTAAACCTGATAGTAGATGTAGGCCTATCGATTTTAATTGGGGATATGTATATGGACTTTTTCAgtaatttcatgctctctctctctctctctctctctctctctctctctctctctctctctctctctctctctctctctctctctctctctctctgaaaaaggtTTTCCTGGGAAAACTTTGTATAATAAGcctatcatttaattattattattattattattattattattgttgttgttgttgttgttagctaagcaataaccctaattggaaaagcaggatgctataaacccaagggctcaaacagggaaaattagcccagtggggaaaggaaacagaaataagtaaactacaagaaaattgataaacaatcaatataagatattttaagaacagtaacaacattaaaagagatatttcataaataaactaaatagaGACTTATGCTAGccttttcaacattaaaacattcgctgcaagctgaaacttttgaaattctacccattcaactacccgattaggaagaccattccacaacttggcctcagctggaataaaacttcttgaatactgcgtagtattgagccttatgatggagaaggcatgacaatAAGAATTAACTGCTGGGTGTTGCTGACTgggaggatctgaatgcaaaggatggtctgaattatgaaaaaaaaagtcttatgacACGTGGATTCATCGCATGAATTTTCTGCTTGGCCTTAGATTTTGGGGATTATTTATGTCGTGATAAGGAAAAGTTCACAGAttatattgagatttttttttctttttttttttacattatgcttgtctagaattttttttacatataactgGTATATAAAATCATGTGTATGCTTTCAAGGATTTAGGAACTGCACACTGCATGCAAATTACATTTCTTACCAAATTGTAGCTGCATTATTGATAGAATATTCATACAAAAGATATGTATAATTCTGACATTttcatggcaggacaggattcgaaatgaaactataagagagattactcgagtgccagatgtggatgagattatggtgaggggtagatggagatggtttggccatgttcttcccactccccaagagagattagttcataaaaCTTTCAACAGTGcaccgcaaggcactagaagagttggaagacccaggcctacatggctgaggactatgaagcgtgaagtaggagatgatgaatggagaagtattgatttagaagctcaagatagagacgactggtgaaatataaccgaggccctttgcgtcaatatgcataagagatgatgatgatgaagatggtctggtcatgaatagagaattatggatGGAACCTTATACATGAAAGGAATTGCCTTAGGACAGACCATTAGGCTtatagtataatataattataaaatatcttataatatttcTTCTTCCGTAAATATATTGAAGCAAATCTCATAAAACTTCATGAGCAAATAGCTAGATCATATAAAAATAAAGTCATGAATTTATCAACTACTACAAGGAGTACGTTTAGAAATTTTATGCTAACTTATTTTCAAATCTTGAGTAACGGTAGTAATATTTTTAAGGTTTCACATTCGTAAGCCTACTGCCCGACTTAAGATGTATACTACAAAGTGTACATTTATGTTCACTATCCAAGAAAATGTGTACGTGTCTCGAACGAATGTATATGATGTAAATGTATAGAATAAGTTTTCTTTATCTAAATTTGACTTTACAGCCTTTCTTTCTAAGTAGACGTATGAAAAATAGTCTTGAATTAAATTTTGGTCCTAGAAATCACCAGCTAAGTACTAATATATTCCTTGCTCACACGGATGGCATGGAATTGTTTCTATGAAATTTATCAAACCTGAGAGGGACCtgaacacacacattctctctctctctctctctctctctctctctctctctctctctctctctctctctctctctctctcgcggggataccttaacgtggtgaaggggtttgcgaggtaccatgatcagcaaagctgtagtggTCAGGggcacccaaactaggttggtttgttatgagagatcagactaatgtcaccaccatcaccactccgagtggccagcgtggtgatgaaaatgcccaAACCTCAGACACGAATTAAGAACAtaactgagggctttgtcctgcagtggactagaaacagctgcatttattgttgctgttatttgcTTTACTTAAAAGGCTGCTTAtttggtcttatacagcaggggaaccctactctctacacagGACCTCCTCGGTCTGCCTATATGGATAATCTGGTCACCtactctctctacaggacctccacggtcgttttatgatgttcattcggcaGCATTTAACATTTTACATTTGTCTGCGTACATCATTAATTGCTAGCGTTTACTCCTCTGCAGTTAAAGTCGTTACTTCTAGAGTAATTGGAGAAAGCAGGAACTATTCCCGCACCAGaattagacgaagaagaagaacaacagtGGTCTACTTTTCCCGCGAACCTTTCCTACGACAGATGGCCCGTAATGATCACTAGCTGCTCGCAACATAGACTCTCCCTTCCCCCTCTGCAATTCCTGTTATTTTCTTTCGATTCTTCATTTCCCACGACTTTTTATATATACTAGATTCTAGTTTACATTGAGATATCTGGAAAGAACTGGTGTTTTCTATAAACGTCTACCTTCGTTATATTGTTTTAAATCTGCGTTTTACAAAGTGGAAATATGCAGAACAGTTCAATGGTGTTATTGCATagtccccccaccaaaaaaaagtgtATGCATActttgattgtaataataatagtaataataaaatgatacaCATGAAAAATGTATGCTCTTTTCATAATACtagcttagttattattattattattattattattattattattattattattagccaagctacaacgctagttggaaaagcaagatgctattaggccaagggctccaatagggaaaaatagcccagtgaggaaaggaaataaggaaataaataaattgtgagaacaaattaacaataaatcattctaaaaacagtaacg comes from Palaemon carinicauda isolate YSFRI2023 chromosome 3, ASM3689809v2, whole genome shotgun sequence and encodes:
- the LOC137636596 gene encoding N-acetylgalactosaminyltransferase 6-like, which codes for MGVKLFYPRRRGLLFKLIAFCTFIGFIGLWFKNDELDLESNSQRKSHVNALEKSKTHKPMAQVAQPDPQIVHINNEEPVRPLQEMPNVDVPQVPKQQDFKLQVPKKNLPSNEDMIERMKAEQWFALDERKVVKGLGENGKPVRLSGEEGRLAEEVMKKEAFNLIASDKVSLNRTVPDSRDSL